TAACGAGATGAACTGAtcaatatatatttgaattagATTTTGAATGAATCGTTACGAACCAGTTAAGTTGGACAAAAACCAATTgaattaattttctttatttttttatgaattttaaacaattaatttaattagaacCAGACCGATCAATTGAATCGaaactaataatttaaataatttgacTACCGTTACAAAAAACTTAATTTCTTTTGCATATTGAGATCCTCTCTATTACTCTTTTACCAAATGGGAAATGACTgaccattttaattattaaatataaacttATTTTTTCGAAATTACTaaatataaaattgttatttaattacatattaacaaatataaacatattaaaCGATAAAaacatttacattattatttaattatataaaagttatttattaaaaaattataatttcaaaAGTAAcctcataataaaatataaataaatattaaataaaaaaatatgacctcaaattttaatataaaatcataAACTAAATTCCTCATATTAAACAAAGTAATCTTCGAAACACTAAACTTAATTTAAAGATTTCTACTTGAGTAATGAGATTTTGAGTTAACTGCTTTActttcatatttgattttctgttttcGTTCTCGCTGCTTGTAACTTTCTCCCTTTGTGGTTTACTTAGCTAAGGAGTAAACCTTTTCTTATCGCTGCTTATTTTATCGCCATTTGAAACCCTAAATGACGTTTCGGGGGTTTTGTGTAATTTTTTGTACGTTAAGTTGATTGGGGTTTCTGTTGTTTTCGCGgttatttaattatcaatttgtgataatatgaatgaatgaatatctgatatttttataatattcatTCGTGTAGAATTATgattggattaaatcaaaatttcctATATAAAATTGCACATTAGACCAAAGTTAACATatagttttgagatttatccctttaataaaattttatatactacaaatataatatatacttGCAATGGGATGAACATATAAATTTGAATCGGATTTTGAATGAACCGTTTGAAGCCAATTAAGCTGTACTAAAAGCCGATTGAATTGTTTTTctcgatttttaattttttatgacttttaaataattaatttaattagaatcGGAACCAATAATTTAAATGATTCGACCACTACtgttaaaaaaaacttaatttctTTTACGGATTGAGATCCTCTCCATTACTCTTTTACGAATGAGAAATGATGaccatttttaattattaaatataaacttatttttttcgaaattattaaatataaaattgttattttatcACGTATTaacaaatataaacatatttaCACACAAAAAAACAAATATAAACATATCCCATCTGTCGCTCATGCTAGATTTCCTTTCGCCGGACACAATCAATCATTTTGCCCCGTAAATGAACAAGCTGCGAGTCATGGTTATCTCCCTCCTCTTTCTTTACAAGGTTTTACTTGCTTATATCCAGTACAAGAATTCAGCGGCATTTTCGGGGAATGATGCTCCGGCTTATTTTGCGGACTATTTGCATTCGACTGTCTGCTGTCGATATGCCTGTAGATGCACCAAATTCTTCTCGCTTGCATCCATTATGACGGCTGTCGTGATGCTAGATGTGACATTTGCAACACTGTTCGGTATAATGCTGTCGTCAATACATTTAATCCTGACTTTGAACATGTAAAAGGTCTTATTACTGGTAGTGGAGACTCTGGCCAGCCCAGATATGGCAGTTCAGAAGCCATGCAACCTTTTCCGAAGCGTTTGAAGCTGGAAAATCCTACTGCTCCCAGCTTTCCTCATCATGGTATGTTTTATACAGTGGCTCCATTGAATGTTCAACCAAGTTCTGCCGAGCTTCCACCCTTGGTGCAGTTGTCAGAATCTCCTGTATCTTACAATTCTGAGGCGGGCGTTGAATTGCTACCAAAGCTTTTAGATGATTCTACAATGGCCAACAGGATGGGTATGAATATGGAGGTGAACACTGAATTGCTACCATATCTTATAGAAGATTGTACAAGTGCTAAGGAGATGGGTAAGACTAAGGAGATAAACGTTGAATTGTTACCAAGATTCTACAAGTCCAAAAGAGATGGGTCATAATATAAAGCAGTGGAGCATGGAATTGATATCAAAGCTTATAGAAGATTCTCCTAGTGCTAAAGAGATAGATATGAATATGGAGGAGAACGTTGAATTGATGTCAAAGCTTATAGAAGATTCTTCAAATGCTAAAGAGATGAGTAAGGATGTGGCAGAAAGTTTTCCTGGTCCTCCAGAGGTGGATATCACTGGTTATAAAGTGGTGGAAACTGATGCTGTTGGCAGTCATAGAGAAGAGGGTATTGGCTTCATAAATGTTATTGATAATGCAAGAGGCGACTTTAACAATTTGGAAACCAATGCTTTGCCCAGCTTCTCTGAAGAACTTGCAGCTGGTTGTGAAGAGGGAGAAACAAAAGCCAGGGCTAATTACACAAAAAGTTACAAACATATGTAAAACAATTTTGAAATTGCATTAGTTGTATAAATATTATTGAGTGATTCACTTAATTTTACATCCGCTTATATCTTTTTCAAATCCATCTGACATGTCTATGATATCTTTCGAAAACATACAAAAATCAAGAGCACTCTAAATAAATAATCTAATCCATGTATTGAAAACAAAGTATACAAGATTATCCCAACTTGTTCCTGTAAATTACACTATTCAAACAGTCCACTAAATCCATCCTAGAGATTCTGCAATTTTTTCTTCTCTAATATTCTACAAAAAATTTCAACCAACCCCCATAGCCAATGTTTGGCCATCATCATCACTTTTAGCTACACTGATTTGGATGGATCAACCTTGGATAACATTGAAGGATTCAACTGAAGAGTTATATCACCATAAGCTTCTTCTTGTCGTACATCAATCATTCCATAACTCTTCAATACCTGCAACAAAACCCAATCAATCAATACATACATTGAAATGCCTTAGAAACTTACCAATGTCTCGAAGAACATTCGAGCACACATTTGCCTTGTTTTTCCTTCTAAAATATTTACATACATACAGCTAAAAGCCTACATTGAAATACCTTAGAAACTTACCACGGTCTCGAAGAACATTCGAGCAcatatttttcttgtttttccttCCAAAATCTTGTTTAAACTAAGATCTATATGACCATCTTCTGAGATTGGGGTAATAGGGGAATGACTTTTCAAGTATTTAGCCACTGCCCTGCAAATGCATCAAAACAATCGATGTTGGTTtctttgtttctaataaaaaaaGTTGAATCTTGTGAGTGgtctaataaaaataatttaccttGTTCTTGCAGATAAGGAACCAACCCCTTGGCTTGCTGCCGATTCTGCAGTAGAATGCAAAGAGAATATGGATATGAAAGAGATAATTAAGACAAGACTGTATACATAGAATCTTAAGGTGTACTCAACTTACCTGTCGGTGTATTAGCATCTTCTTCCAGAAAATAAAGATCCTGCAATACAATTCTTATGTTTTAAGGCAAGACACCATCAAGGCACGCCAAAATGGATTAAAATGGAAAACTATTAAAGAATAGGAGACATCAATAAAACATTCAGGCAAAAGACATACTGTTTCAGAAGTctcaaattcgggaatggttgaaaACCCGGAGTTCCCTAGACATGATTGCTCTTCCATAAATGTTCTAGGTGTATCGATGTCAGACCAACGAGTTGCAGTTGATGCTGCAAAGTTTGTTGTGCTAGCAGTTCCAGCTGTAGGTGCCAACTCTGATTCTAAACTGCGAGCTGAGAAAGGAGTATCCTCTCTTCTGAATGGAGAAGGCATGGATCCAGCTGCGAAAGACTCAAATTCAGGGAAAACATTGTCAGCAGCATTGCCTTCGATATGCCGAAGACGTTCAGTTTCCATATCCATTCCAGGTGCTGAACCCGGAGACAATCCAGCTCTAGGATCTGGTGTAGCGGGCCCAACCCTGAGCTCGGAGCTGGCTTCATTTGTAGGAACAGTGAACTGTGTTACCATAGGTTCGGGGACAATTTCCTCTGGCACCACCAACTGAGATTTTATAGAGATACCATCTCTTTTGAACATAATACATATATCTTCACTCAGCCCTGCAAGTGTACAAGTACCAACTTTCTAAGAACCTATCTTTTGATTTTAGATTTGGAACCAAGCAGAACGTACCGGTTAATGAAGGCTCATTAAAAACCTGGTCCATTTTTCTATCATTATTTGACTTCCATATACCCAAAGCAGAGCAAgggattttctttttcttccttacCAGATCACTACAATCTTCAAGTGCCCTCTTCATGAATCTTTGCATACATACATATCAATAATCAGTAACAAAAAAGGACAAAAGGAGAGAAAGACTATATAAATAACAAACGAGCTAATACCTATTGGGTAACACCAATTTCTCATCAAACTTCTGCCTTGTTTTTCGTCTCTGCCTTGGCTGTGGAGGTGGTGGAGGTGGTGGAGGTGGTGGAGATGGTGGAATGACCAGTTCAGGTGATTCATGCACTGAGACAAAATAAAAACTACTGTCAGTTCAGTTCCATTTTACTTAAAATTGAAAAAGACAATAGTTTTAGGCATCATTTCACACAGTTCACCCACCAAAAGCCTCCGGAGGCCCGTTCGAAGCAGAAGTAGGTGGGTTTGAGTGCTGCTGAAAAGGCATAGACAGCTCTCCAGAAGCTAATAAGTTCAAACTAGGAGAACATATTTCCTTCTCGTCCAAGGCTTGCTCCAAAGCGTCTGTGTTTTTGTCATCCGGACACATTGAGGGGAGCTTTTGGGTGGAAAAATCATGAGAAGCATCACGCAAAATTTCGATTTCCGGAAGATCTTGAGAACCTTCATTGCTAACAGACTCAAGTACTTGTGTTTGATTACTTGGGCCTGCATTCTGAACACTAggcacttgttcttgattgtctgGACCAGGATCTTCAAAACCTTCATGGCCACTCTCTGGAGGTTCATGAAGGTTGCTAtaattgtgaaaaagaaaaaacaaatcaTAAATGTGAAACAAGGATTGGCCTTTAAGAATATTGATGAAATTATGGGGCTTACTCATTCATCTGAGGTAATGCATCATCCATCATGATATCCTGAAGAATACATGTTTTGATAGTAAATATGTAATCCCAGCAGTTTAAAGCAATTGATAAATGAACCCTAAACTTCAATTTGCTAAAGGAAACAAAAAGGACTTACATCATCAAAAGTTATAGCAACATAAGCATCCCTCTCAACAGGAATTTGATCTGTCAGTGTTATATCTTCAGGACTCTTGAGATGATTATCTGAAGcactgaaaatgaaaaaaaaaagttgcaTATATCATCACATTACTTGATATCTAGATATCACacaaaaaacataatttttttgttaattaatCCAGAAAGTCTTACTCTTCAgtatacacatcaacatccaaATCCATGGCATCCAAATCCAAAGTTTCTGGCAAAGTGATTGCTTGAACTGGTGCTTGTCTTGCATCCTCAGGCAAATTAACTTGTGTTGTAGCAAACACCTTGCTTAAACCAATAAGGATGATATTGCAATCATGAAAAAGATAATCAACTTTCTTAGAGTATATACGAGAAATGCCTAAAAGCAAGTGGGCTGACATTCTTAACGCAATGGGAACTTCAGGGAACATAATATGATCTGCATTTAGAGGAAAACCGGGTTATTAAACGGCatttttttcaaagtttcattaatacaaaatataattaCAAATACAAATATATGTCCACATCGTGGAGTCAAACTAATACAATGCACAGCAAATGAAAAATCAAACAAAAGCTGAactaatccaaaaaaaaaaaaaaaaaactagacaAAACTCACATATGACATTCGCACATAGTAGGAGAAAGATCCACATATCACAATTACATGCAGATTAACACGCATGATGATTGAAGAGAATAGATGTTAAAGTGATTTCATTTCTCAATTCAGTACCAAGCAAACTTATAAATTGTCGTTAAGGGTTGAAATACTCAATTGCAAAACGAAATATACAACACACTAACGCTTTGTTTTTAAAGAATGGGGCCAAAACCAAATGTGATAGCACTTGGCATTAGCAAGCACGGCAGATTAACATGTATAATGATTAAAGAAAATAAGAGCTAAAGGGTTCTTTTTTCTCAGTTCAGTTCAAAGCAAAGCTTGTAACTTTGCATCAATGGTTGAACCATTCAAAACTGCAAAGCAAAAATGGGGCCAAACCCAAACGTGATTGCATTTAATAATCGCAATGGCAAGGCATATTAACATGCATATAGATGGTAAAAGGCAATTTTTCTCTCAATTCAGTTCCAAGCAAAGCTTAGAGATTTTCATTAACGGTTGAACTATTCAAAATTGCAAAGCAAGAAGAGATGGACTTTTATTGATCCAATGTCTTTTATAATCTCTTAAAAAATGTTAATGAAAAATAATAACTAATAGGTAgcaatgaataaaaaaaaaaaagagaaagaaattggGCTAAACCCTGGCACTTAGCATTAGCATTAGCAATAAAAAAAAGGTGGAATTTAGGGTTCTTGAGGAAGACGGACCGACGGTGGAGAGGATATCGATGGAGGCGTAATGAGACTTCTTGAGGCGGTGCTGGAGATGAGCGGCGGTCCACACCGTACCAAGCGGCGCCTTACGAGACAAAAACGTATGGGAATAAAACATCTTTCGATTCTTTTTCCACTTTGATTAACTATTTCTGTTCGTTCAGAGATTAGAGTGTGTTtgagaagagagagagagagagacaatCGAAAAGGAAGAAACTTTCGGGTCGGAACTTAAAAACAGTTTAAAACTCAGAACTGTGTTAATGGCTAAAAACAGGGAGGGAAAATGTGAGCGCGGGAACGTGAGGAGGTTAAGCGCCAATTTAAAGATTTTCTACAAAAATATGTTTTTTATTACGGAAAACGGACTTGGCTTTCATCAATATTTACGGTGTTGCCACTGAATTTTTGACCGTCCGGAACCGGACCAATTTTGTATTGGGTTAAATTCTGCTgttagtccttgtactttaatttgatcatttttaatccttgtactttttgaattttaaatttcagTTATCATCAAATGATAAtagttaaattcattaagttcagTTTGCTATTTCCAAAATCTGATGCTATGaacatattatcatatgtttAACGCCATGTCAGTTTGTTGTTTTCATATATTACTCATTGAAAATTCAGTTAATGGATTAACGACTATCATTTGTGTCCAGGGACGaagctagaaaatttttttaggggggacCAAAATCAAATTGTAActtttacgataataaaaatgtagtttcatcattttaataacctatatctttataatttttaaattattaaatccaATTCTTATTATTTCTAggagggccaaagtgtaattttgcctttattagtttaaaatttttaaaatttccaaaggccaaaatgaattttttttccatttaGAGGGGTCGAGGCCCCTGCCAGCCCTCCTAGCTACACCCATGTTTGCGTCAATATTGAAATTTCAAATTCAAAAAGTATAGGGGTTTAAAATGATCCAATTAGAGAATATGGACTAAGTCTACAATTATATACATAGTACAGGACTAATAATTAAACTTAGCCTAACATATTTAACTATTACTGTTTGGGCTtggactaaaattgatcaattcTAAATGTACAGAGACTAAatttgatcaaattaaaatatacagACTATATTCAAAACTTTTTCAAAATACAATgactaatagcataatttaaccTTTATATTATCGGTATTATATAAACTCGATTAGGGCTCACTCACCATTTAAGTGAAAAAATTATGtagcaaatatatttataaaaaaaataatgttaaaaataaatgAGATTTTAATTTAAACAATCATGTTAAAATATCATAATTTGGTGTTTTGATTCGAATCATATCATgtagttatttttttaaaattttacataatataaaattattaaaatatctcTATAGTAATAtttaatgttatatatatatatatatatgattctaATTCAATTAATCCTTTATatataatatgatttttatttaagaaTTTTTGTTTGCCTAAAAATATGCTATttatattttgtaaaatagttaaaaattttaagtttattaattaatttttattattttctaaattcatGTATTATTAAAAAGTATGTATGCTTTTATATATAAACTCGAGTTATTTGAAAATAAGAAAACAACACATTCTTTGTCTTCAGACAAAAATGGTTAACTTTGACTTATACTCTCTTttgtttatttgtaaaattttatactcGATTATTTAGTATATTTATGgtggaaattttaattttacaaataaagttaaaattttatcaCGTGTCTATAAATTACAtttaaaaagattaaaaataattaaacaatatATCCAACAAAATCTCAAACTCActtataaaattgaaaattttcaatacaAATATACTAAATAATAGCTCTAATCTTATTCCCACTTGTTATGTTATGATGATGAGTGAAAGTACCTTGAAATGTAATTCTAATatagaaattgaatcaaattaatctttatactatcaatttgaccaatttaacctatatattttaaaaattaaataaagttaaaattaaataaaataaatattttatattaaaataatatatattttcatttgtaatttaattttaaataaaaaattacaaatcatacaagttttgaaaatattaataaacaataaaatttaacTTTATTAAGATTTAATCTTATTTGAAAATTATACTAAATCCATGGACAGAAGGATAGTTTGCATGCAAAATTGGattaaaaaattggataaaattgaagagaaagtgTGAAAGCGCGCTTTTTCACAGTTAACAGAAAAACTCATCAGCATGACAAGCTTTCTGCTGACGTGTCAAGGAAAGCACGTCCAATTGgacaatttttttttgaaatttgcaGAAAACACTTTTAGTTAGATGCACTTTTCCTAACGTGTTAGCAAAAAGTTTACTTAGATAGACaaactttcacacactctctTCAAATTTCGAAAAATTGATCTATTTAGCCAATTAACAATTTTCTTTTGACATATATGGCTAatttagccaatatatataatttaagggGAACCATAAATAAAACCTTTTACCTAGAACAAAAAttgataatatatttttattttctttcccctCACTCACTCATTCACTTTTATTTTCTATCTATCGTACTCAAAATGATTTCCATTtcactttttcattttctttccatCCCTGCATTTTTCCACTCTTTCCAGACACATCCTTAGGGTGAACATGTTCAAAATGCCTGCACCAACAAACATGACACCAGcatttattttcacaatttatagTTCAATTAGCTACTGCTTCCAATTAGCTACTTACCTTACCAATACAGGGTTTATcatcaaagcaaaaaaaaaaaaaaaaaaaagaaagagaaacccAGCAATCTGGGTATCTTTCCACATGTTCATGGAAAATGTGGCCTGTATTTAACCCAATGATGCATACAACATTGAACAGAAAGCTTACTGCATAACTTGTAAGCTCTTTAATGGAGTTGAGTATGTTCCTTGTCCTTGTGATGAAAAACCAGCTCTTTTCCAGCCGCCGTCACCTGTCCTCTCAAACACTCGTGGTTGCCTCATCGGAAAAGTCGTTCTCCAGTCTGGATTCTTAATTAGATAGTTCCACAACCTTTAACAGAGATCGAGTATATCGCTTAGATTAAACTCATTGACTTGAATGTAAAACACAGTACGCGAGCCAAATCATCCATGCCGCAACCAATTTCCAGACATAATCACTTTTTTGGACctccaactttataaaaaaaaatcatttttgctCTCTATTTATTTTTAAGTCCTTTTTAACTCTTAAACTTTGGTTTTTTATCAAATCAGCCAGGATGAAAAAGTTAAACATGAATTAAgtataaaaactataaaaaatattttttaaaattttaaaaattaatttaatgctGGCATGTTATTTACATAGCAATCTACATGTATGTTATGTTAGCAAAGTTAACAAATGCTAATTGTTCTATCcatttttgggtaaattgaccaAAAAATACAAGTTCAAGAACTAAAAGAAGTCAAAAAAATAAAGGACTAACATGACTTTTTCTATAAAGTTGGAGAGCCAAAAAATTCAATACGCCACATTTCTGGTTAATTATCAAGCTAACATACAAGTGCAATATCACTTAGAGACCCTTTATATGTTCTAGTGTTTGCAAATGCCTGGAAGTTTCTATCCTCATAATGATACTACTATCCTATCTGtacattcttttcttttctttttcactttAATTTTGGCGCACCCTTTTTTACCTTTTTTTGTTAAACTTTGCTATCAGTTCTTGTGCTTTGCAAAAGATGTAGATTTAATCCCTGTACTTCTCAAATTGGAAAATTTTAATCCCTGTACTTTACACATGATAATATGTAGATTAAATTGGattttagtgagtaatatgtaGAAATAATAAATTGATATAACATTATACATGATAATATGTTACTCGCACCAAATTTTGGAAATAGTAAAActcaacttaataaatttaacaattatcaTTTGGTGaggattaaaaatttaaattttaaaagtgcaggaactaaaaat
Above is a genomic segment from Gossypium arboreum isolate Shixiya-1 chromosome 8, ASM2569848v2, whole genome shotgun sequence containing:
- the LOC108469079 gene encoding sister chromatid cohesion 1 protein 3; this encodes MFYSHTFLSRKAPLGTVWTAAHLQHRLKKSHYASIDILSTVDHIMFPEVPIALRMSAHLLLGISRIYSKKVDYLFHDCNIILIGLSKVFATTQVNLPEDARQAPVQAITLPETLDLDAMDLDVDVYTEDASDNHLKSPEDITLTDQIPVERDAYVAITFDDDIMMDDALPQMNDNLHEPPESGHEGFEDPGPDNQEQVPSVQNAGPSNQTQVLESVSNEGSQDLPEIEILRDASHDFSTQKLPSMCPDDKNTDALEQALDEKEICSPSLNLLASGELSMPFQQHSNPPTSASNGPPEAFVHESPELVIPPSPPPPPPPPPPQPRQRRKTRQKFDEKLVLPNRFMKRALEDCSDLVRKKKKIPCSALGIWKSNNDRKMDQVFNEPSLTGLSEDICIMFKRDGISIKSQLVVPEEIVPEPMVTQFTVPTNEASSELRVGPATPDPRAGLSPGSAPGMDMETERLRHIEGNAADNVFPEFESFAAGSMPSPFRREDTPFSARSLESELAPTAGTASTTNFAASTATRWSDIDTPRTFMEEQSCLGNSGFSTIPEFETSETDLYFLEEDANTPTESAASQGVGSLSARTRAVAKYLKSHSPITPISEDGHIDLSLNKILEGKTRKICARMFFETVVLKSYGMIDVRQEEAYGDITLQLNPSMLSKVDPSKSV